A window of the Phaenicophaeus curvirostris isolate KB17595 chromosome 9, BPBGC_Pcur_1.0, whole genome shotgun sequence genome harbors these coding sequences:
- the LOC138724199 gene encoding protein FRA10AC1 — translation MGPGERRAAAARGNEDCDSDFSDEEKGEKSLQKTKSIKEDDLLVKPFQKAKEVHVAHRRFAAEEWDREEARKRRFHLISMDAYARHKKFVSDYILYYGGKIEDFRRSRANDKTDLDVIRENHRFLWNEDDEADMNWEKRLAKKYYDKLFKEYCIADLSRYKENKFGFRWRHEKEVISGEGQFSCGNKHCDEKEGLKSWEVNFGYVEHGEKKNALVKLRLCPDCSYKLNFHHRRKEVKAHKKGGMHVQNSEEPKIKKTKLSSSEKKKSKKKACKDQVSSEDSDSSDKDSDNGGTQEGPSDADYWKGPLQEADEKSREEEFDEYFQDLFL, via the exons atggGGCCCGGGGAGCGCCGTGCCGCCGCC GCACGTGGCAATGAAGACTGTGATTCTGATTTTAGTgatgaggagaaaggagagaaatctTTGCAAAAGACTAAAAG TATAAAGGAAGATGACCTTCTGGTAAAGCCATtccaaaaagcaaaagaagtcCATGTGGCTCACAGACGGTTTGCAGCTGAAGAATGGGATAG ggaagaagcaagaaaaagacgATTTCACTTGATATCGATGGATGCT TATGCAAGACACAAAAAGTTTGTGAGTGACTACATTTTATACTATGGTGGCAAAATAGAGGATTTCCGACGTTCTCG AGCCAATGACAAGACCGATCTTGATGTTATTAGAGAAAACCATAGATTCCTGTGGAATGAAGATGATGAAGCAGACATGAATTG GGAGAAGAGGCTTGCAAAGAAGTATTATGATAAATTGTTCAAAGAATACTGTATAGCAGATCTCAGTAGATACAAAGAGAATAAG TTTGGATTTAGATGGCGACACGAGAAAGAAGTAATTTCAGGAGAAg GTCAGTTTTCCTGTGGAAATAAGCACTGTGATGAGAAAGAAGGGCTGAAGAGCTGGGAGGTGAATTTTGGTTATGTTGAACATGGTGAAAAGAAGAATGCACTTGTAAAATTGA gACTGTGTCCAGATTGTTCCTACAAACTAAACTTTCATCACCg GAGGAAAGAAGTCAAAGCACATAAAAAGGGAGGCATGCATGTACAAAACTCTGAGGAGCCAAAAATTAAGAAGACAAAGTTatcttcttcagaaaaaaagaagtccaaAAAAAAGGCCTGTAAAG atCAGGTTTCTTCAGAAGATTCAGATAGTTCTGATAAAG ATTCAGATAACGGCGGTACACAAGAAGGTCCTTCAGATGCTGACTATTGGAAAGGTCCTCTAcaagaagcagatgaaaaatCACG AGAGGAGGAGTTTGATGAGTATTTTCAAGACTTGTTTCTGTGA